A genomic segment from Candidatus Pacearchaeota archaeon encodes:
- a CDS encoding helix-turn-helix domain-containing protein — MIVKEEFLSRLRKIFDLNLYEVKVWSALLSRGISTAGELSTISDVPRSRTYDILESLEKKGFIVMKLGKPIKFVALKPEEVIERVKKNLVKEAHEKSKRLEALKGEDVLKELTELYNKGIKYVEPTELSGSLRGRQNIYNHMDMLIREAEKTIIITTTADGLNRKLESLLPSLEKAKKRGVKIRIAAPINTSNQKIAKELSKVAEVRDSDGLKARFMIVDSEQVMFMLLDDEQTHPSYDVGVWINTEFFASALEQLFELAWKTFKPIK; from the coding sequence ATGATAGTAAAAGAAGAGTTTTTAAGCAGATTAAGAAAGATTTTTGATTTAAATTTATATGAAGTTAAGGTTTGGTCAGCATTGTTATCAAGAGGTATCTCTACAGCAGGAGAATTAAGCACAATAAGCGATGTTCCTAGGAGCAGAACATATGATATATTAGAATCTTTGGAAAAAAAAGGATTTATTGTGATGAAATTAGGAAAACCAATAAAATTTGTTGCTTTGAAACCAGAAGAAGTTATAGAAAGAGTTAAAAAAAATCTTGTAAAAGAAGCACATGAAAAATCTAAAAGATTAGAAGCATTAAAAGGAGAAGATGTTTTAAAAGAATTGACAGAACTTTATAACAAAGGTATTAAATATGTTGAACCAACAGAGTTAAGCGGAAGTTTGAGAGGAAGACAAAATATCTATAATCATATGGACATGCTTATAAGAGAAGCTGAAAAAACTATAATCATTACAACAACTGCCGATGGTTTAAATAGAAAGCTTGAATCATTATTACCAAGTTTAGAAAAAGCAAAAAAAAGAGGAGTAAAAATAAGAATTGCCGCTCCTATCAATACATCTAATCAAAAAATAGCAAAAGAATTATCTAAAGTTGCAGAAGTAAGAGATTCTGATGGATTAAAAGCAAGATTTATGATAGTTGATTCTGAACAAGTTATGTTTATGTTATTGGATGATGAACAAACCCATCCAAGTTATGATGTTGGAGTTTGGATTAATACAGAATTTTTTGCTAGTGCATTAGAACAATTATTTGAATTGGCATGGAAAACATTTAAACCAATAAAATAA
- the ileS gene encoding isoleucine--tRNA ligase has protein sequence MNKMEEKKIKEKNLQEQELEILNFWKENKIYEKAKKKNKKNKYFYLMDGPPYATGNIHMGTALNKILKDIAYRSQRLQGKNVFDRAGYDTHGIPIEFQIEKEIGTKTKKDIENYGIKKFIEKCKEFATRFINTMNSEFENLGVWMDFKNPYLTLTNDYIEAIWDVFKEADKKGLLYLGKYPIHICPRCETAVAYNEIEYSKQQDTAIYVKFPLKEKEKTFLIIWTTTPWTLPGNTAVMINPNFIYSEIELENKERWIIAKDLVKKIMSELKLQYKEIKEYKGKELEGWKYENPLSKYINVKTKNAYKVVLSERYVNLEEGTGLVHSAPGHGKEDYEVGREYNLDILSPISLDGSLTEEAGKYKGKKARIVDYEIIEDLEKEDMLVYKHSYSHDYPMCWRCKSPLLMVSLSQWFLKISEIQKELLKENEEVKWIPSYMKLRMKAWLEGIGDWPVSRMRYWGTPLPIWICSNCNRRLVIGSIKELEKLSGKKIKEIHKPEIDEITIKCKCNGQMRRVSEVLDVWFDSGVSSWAALNYLKDKKQFKKYWPADLNIEGKDQIRGWWNSQLILSFIKFGKKPFKSISVHGMVLDLGKRKMSKSLGNIITPQEIIDKYGRDYLRYYFAKISKGEDISFDEKEFINIKNVFRVFININNYIDQLEKNKSKIEIEDKWILSKYNSLIKNVIESYNNYKFFEIIRYLEEFLIEDFSKTYIQLTRTRSNEIYYTTNEIRIGLLKLFAPIIPFLTEKIWQELKNKKIVKEESIHLTNFPKINNKLINKKIEKEFLLAKKIIEIVLRERDKEKTGLKWPLSKAIIKIKKEDSLSKDIINILLRYLNIKKIEILRGEELSVDLDTKITPELESEGYAREITRRIQEERKKAGLIKKDFIELKIQLSKNLFYKLKNFEKFIKEKVNAKKILITKENLLEGIEFNIKEEKIKIYFKKI, from the coding sequence ATGAATAAGATGGAAGAAAAAAAAATAAAAGAAAAAAATTTGCAAGAACAAGAATTAGAAATTTTGAATTTCTGGAAAGAAAATAAAATTTATGAAAAAGCTAAAAAAAAGAATAAAAAAAACAAGTATTTTTATTTAATGGACGGGCCTCCATATGCTACAGGAAATATTCATATGGGGACAGCCTTAAATAAAATATTAAAAGATATAGCATATAGAAGTCAAAGACTACAAGGAAAAAATGTATTTGATAGAGCAGGTTATGATACTCACGGAATACCAATAGAATTTCAAATAGAAAAAGAAATTGGAACTAAAACAAAAAAAGATATAGAAAATTATGGTATAAAAAAATTTATAGAAAAATGTAAAGAATTTGCAACACGCTTTATAAATACAATGAATTCTGAATTTGAAAATTTAGGTGTATGGATGGACTTTAAAAATCCTTACTTAACTTTAACCAATGATTATATAGAAGCAATATGGGATGTTTTTAAAGAAGCTGATAAAAAAGGTTTACTTTATTTAGGTAAGTACCCAATTCATATTTGCCCGAGATGTGAAACAGCAGTAGCTTATAATGAAATAGAATATTCTAAGCAACAAGATACAGCTATATATGTTAAATTTCCTTTAAAGGAAAAAGAAAAAACTTTCTTAATTATATGGACTACTACGCCATGGACTTTACCAGGAAATACAGCTGTTATGATTAATCCTAATTTTATTTATTCTGAAATTGAATTAGAAAATAAAGAAAGATGGATAATAGCAAAAGATTTGGTAAAAAAGATCATGTCAGAGTTAAAATTACAATACAAAGAAATAAAAGAATATAAAGGGAAAGAGCTTGAAGGATGGAAGTATGAAAATCCCCTTTCTAAATATATAAATGTAAAAACAAAAAATGCTTATAAGGTTGTTTTGAGTGAAAGGTATGTGAATTTAGAAGAGGGAACAGGATTAGTTCATTCTGCTCCTGGTCATGGAAAAGAAGATTATGAAGTAGGAAGAGAATATAATCTTGACATATTATCTCCAATTTCTCTTGATGGTTCATTAACAGAAGAAGCTGGAAAATATAAAGGAAAAAAAGCGAGAATAGTAGATTATGAAATAATTGAAGATTTAGAAAAAGAAGATATGCTTGTTTATAAGCATTCTTATTCACATGATTATCCTATGTGCTGGAGATGTAAATCCCCTTTACTTATGGTTTCTTTATCACAATGGTTTTTAAAGATAAGTGAAATACAAAAAGAACTATTAAAAGAAAATGAGGAAGTTAAATGGATACCCTCATATATGAAATTAAGAATGAAAGCATGGCTTGAAGGAATAGGAGATTGGCCTGTTTCTAGAATGAGATATTGGGGTACGCCTTTACCAATATGGATTTGTTCTAATTGTAATAGAAGACTAGTTATTGGTAGTATAAAAGAATTAGAGAAGTTATCTGGTAAAAAAATAAAAGAAATTCATAAACCAGAAATAGATGAAATAACAATTAAATGTAAATGTAACGGGCAAATGAGAAGAGTTTCAGAAGTTTTAGATGTATGGTTTGATTCTGGAGTTAGTAGTTGGGCGGCTCTAAACTATTTAAAAGATAAAAAACAATTTAAAAAATATTGGCCAGCAGATTTAAATATAGAAGGAAAAGATCAAATAAGGGGATGGTGGAATTCTCAACTTATATTATCTTTTATCAAATTTGGTAAAAAACCATTCAAAAGTATTTCTGTTCATGGAATGGTTTTAGATTTGGGAAAAAGAAAAATGTCAAAATCTTTAGGTAATATAATAACCCCACAAGAAATTATAGATAAATATGGAAGAGATTATTTAAGATATTATTTTGCAAAGATTTCAAAAGGAGAAGATATATCTTTTGATGAAAAAGAATTTATCAATATAAAAAATGTATTTAGAGTTTTTATTAATATAAATAATTATATTGATCAATTAGAAAAAAATAAATCAAAAATTGAAATAGAAGATAAATGGATTCTATCAAAATATAATAGCTTGATTAAGAATGTTATAGAAAGTTATAATAATTATAAATTTTTTGAGATTATTAGATATTTAGAAGAATTTTTAATAGAGGATTTTTCAAAAACTTACATTCAACTTACTCGAACGAGAAGTAATGAAATTTATTATACTACTAACGAAATTAGAATCGGATTATTAAAATTATTTGCTCCTATAATACCATTCTTAACAGAAAAAATATGGCAAGAATTAAAAAATAAAAAAATAGTTAAAGAAGAATCCATTCATTTAACAAATTTTCCAAAAATAAATAATAAACTTATAAACAAAAAAATAGAAAAAGAATTTCTTTTAGCGAAAAAAATTATAGAAATTGTATTAAGAGAAAGGGATAAAGAAAAAACAGGATTAAAATGGCCTTTATCTAAAGCAATTATAAAAATAAAAAAAGAGGATTCTCTTTCAAAGGATATTATAAATATCCTTTTAAGATATCTTAATATAAAAAAAATAGAAATCTTAAGAGGAGAAGAACTATCTGTTGATTTAGATACAAAAATAACTCCAGAATTAGAATCTGAAGGTTATGCACGAGAAATAACAAGAAGAATACAAGAAGAAAGAAAAAAAGCAGGATTAATAAAAAAAGATTTTATAGAATTAAAAATACAACTCTCAAAAAATTTATTTTATAAATTAAAAAATTTTGAGAAATTCATTAAAGAAAAAGTTAATGCAAAAAAGATTTTAATAACTAAAGAAAATTTATTAGAAGGTATAGAATTTAATATAAAAGAAGAAAAAATAAAAATATATTTTAAAAAAATATAA
- a CDS encoding tRNA (N(6)-L-threonylcarbamoyladenosine(37)-C(2))-methylthiotransferase: MSEIKNIYIESYGCSANQNNAEILKGILTKSGFNIVINERLADILIINTCIVKGPTEKKMERRISDLSKLNKSLIVAGCMPEVRSKELGKLKNVFLLGTHHYKDILKLIYDIRNKKYKIEEYLSYKKEIKLCLEKIKKNEVIGITQISEGCLGNCNFCITKLAKGKLFSYPQDKIIENIKKDLKSGCKEIWITSQDNASYGLERGKRELPDLLEKILSLKENFFVRVGMMNPNNVLPILNDLIRIYKNDKMFKFLHIPLQSGSNRILKEMNRYYKVEDFLYIVKKFRKEIPNITISTDIIVAYPSETEKDFKETIKVIKKIKPDIINYTKYWPMKGTKAAKEKQIDVKIAKERIKKLSEICKKISEEENKKWINWKGKIIIDEFKNNLLIARNIFYKPIVLKTDDKKLLGKFVNVRVINSFTNYLLGEIIK; the protein is encoded by the coding sequence ATGTCAGAAATAAAAAATATATACATAGAAAGTTATGGTTGTTCTGCTAATCAAAATAATGCAGAAATTTTAAAAGGCATTCTAACAAAAAGTGGTTTTAATATTGTTATAAATGAAAGATTAGCTGATATTTTAATTATAAATACCTGTATTGTTAAAGGTCCTACAGAAAAGAAAATGGAAAGAAGAATTAGCGATTTATCTAAATTAAATAAATCACTTATTGTTGCTGGATGTATGCCAGAAGTAAGAAGTAAAGAATTGGGAAAATTAAAGAATGTTTTTTTATTAGGAACACATCATTATAAGGATATTTTAAAATTAATTTATGATATAAGAAATAAAAAATATAAAATAGAAGAATATCTTTCTTATAAAAAAGAAATAAAGCTTTGTTTAGAAAAAATAAAAAAAAATGAAGTAATAGGAATAACGCAAATTAGTGAAGGATGTTTAGGAAATTGTAATTTTTGCATAACTAAATTAGCAAAAGGAAAACTTTTTTCTTACCCTCAAGATAAAATAATAGAAAATATAAAAAAAGACTTAAAAAGTGGATGTAAAGAAATATGGATTACTTCACAAGATAATGCTTCTTATGGTTTAGAAAGAGGAAAAAGAGAATTGCCAGATCTTTTAGAAAAAATTTTATCACTAAAAGAAAATTTTTTTGTTAGAGTTGGTATGATGAATCCAAATAATGTTCTTCCTATATTAAATGATTTAATTAGAATTTATAAAAATGATAAGATGTTTAAATTTTTACATATTCCTTTACAATCTGGTAGCAATAGAATACTAAAAGAAATGAATAGGTACTACAAAGTTGAAGATTTTCTTTATATAGTCAAAAAATTTAGAAAAGAAATACCAAATATAACAATATCTACAGATATAATAGTTGCTTACCCTAGTGAAACAGAAAAAGATTTTAAAGAAACTATAAAGGTAATAAAAAAAATTAAACCGGATATTATAAATTATACAAAATATTGGCCAATGAAAGGAACAAAAGCGGCAAAAGAAAAACAAATTGATGTCAAAATAGCAAAAGAAAGAATAAAAAAATTGTCAGAGATTTGCAAAAAAATATCAGAAGAAGAAAATAAAAAATGGATAAATTGGAAGGGAAAAATCATTATAGATGAGTTTAAAAATAATTTACTTATAGCGAGAAATATTTTTTATAAACCAATTGTTTTAAAAACCGATGATAAAAAACTTTTAGGAAAATTTGTTAATGTAAGAGTAATAAATAGTTTTACAAATTATTTATTAGGAGAAATAATAAAATAA